In one window of Myxococcus virescens DNA:
- the ruvX gene encoding Holliday junction resolvase RuvX: protein MRTMGLDLGTKTIGVAVSDGLGLTAQGVTTVRRTSLKADLAALATVASENEVTHVVLGLPLNMDGSEGPRAEASRKFADTLAQSLGVTVELWDERLSTVAATRTLLEADVSRARRREVIDQVAAQFILQGWLDAHRPPDTDYHPDDYDSEP from the coding sequence ATGCGCACCATGGGCCTGGACCTGGGCACCAAAACCATTGGAGTGGCCGTCTCGGACGGACTGGGCCTCACGGCCCAAGGCGTCACCACCGTTCGCCGCACGTCGCTCAAGGCGGACCTCGCGGCGCTGGCCACCGTCGCGAGCGAAAACGAGGTGACCCACGTCGTGCTGGGCCTGCCGCTCAACATGGACGGCAGCGAGGGCCCGCGCGCCGAGGCGTCCCGGAAGTTCGCGGACACCCTGGCCCAGTCGCTGGGGGTGACGGTGGAGCTCTGGGACGAGCGGCTGTCGACCGTGGCCGCCACACGGACCCTGCTCGAGGCGGACGTCAGCCGGGCCCGCCGCCGAGAGGTCATCGACCAGGTGGCCGCGCAGTTCATCCTCCAGGGATGGCTGGATGCCCACCGGCCGCCGGATACCGACTATCACCCCGACGACTACGACTCGGAGCCCTGA
- a CDS encoding ArnT family glycosyltransferase — translation MATAPAPFSVSPPHAPGLSAVPAPQHEPGTRLLVGLLLVAALVPRLGVFFVNENLFGDAVVRTELAERWLRAPHLITAYGDGAYQFGPLHMYLVGAALSVFDREVAGRVVSLLFGVLSVVPLFALTRRLFGWRAGVVAGLSFAAWGMHMQFSTTASSEAVSLFFMLATFALYAEGVDDNRFLPLFQAALMLNLACALRYDAWMYIPLLTVALCFSSQDKVVSLTRAVGFGLVCLPFPLLWMQGNELMHGNPFFPVMAVEDFHRNWVKSSLGSGSNVLWRLQQLGFWPGIALLTLSPLVALLGMAGMVRAWRSRPDTRWLVAAAVLPAAYFTFRAAVLLTFVPLGRFTVTQVALLPVFVAFGFAGLVATRGGPVLRKALAGVTVLVAVAVPVTMGIYTFRADGPLQTTMRPISPTSTNPVALMQVAKFLKAEVAAKGGAAALDIDPNYMDLQLAFFSGLPEERLARVRWDTFRQRMQEARPEVLVRFDGGELAKAAGVKLEERSLVLDGVAYQKLDGFTAPLHVYRRQP, via the coding sequence ATGGCCACCGCCCCCGCCCCCTTCTCCGTTTCGCCTCCCCACGCACCTGGCCTGTCGGCGGTGCCTGCCCCTCAGCACGAGCCAGGCACCCGGCTGCTCGTCGGGCTGTTGCTGGTGGCGGCGCTGGTGCCGCGGCTGGGCGTGTTCTTCGTCAACGAGAACCTCTTCGGTGACGCGGTGGTCCGCACGGAGCTGGCGGAGCGCTGGTTGCGGGCGCCGCACCTCATCACCGCCTACGGGGACGGGGCCTACCAGTTCGGTCCGTTGCACATGTACCTGGTGGGCGCGGCGCTGTCGGTGTTCGACCGGGAGGTCGCGGGCCGTGTGGTGAGCCTGCTGTTCGGCGTGCTGTCGGTGGTGCCGCTGTTCGCGCTGACGCGCCGCCTCTTCGGCTGGCGCGCGGGCGTGGTGGCTGGCCTGTCCTTCGCGGCGTGGGGCATGCACATGCAGTTCTCCACCACGGCCAGCAGCGAGGCGGTGTCCCTCTTCTTCATGCTGGCCACCTTCGCGCTGTACGCGGAGGGCGTGGATGACAACCGCTTCCTGCCCCTGTTCCAGGCGGCGTTGATGCTCAACCTGGCGTGCGCGCTTCGCTACGACGCGTGGATGTACATCCCGCTGCTCACGGTGGCGCTGTGCTTCAGCAGCCAGGACAAGGTCGTGTCGCTGACCCGGGCCGTGGGCTTCGGCCTGGTGTGCCTGCCGTTCCCCCTGTTGTGGATGCAGGGAAATGAGCTGATGCATGGCAACCCGTTCTTCCCGGTGATGGCGGTGGAGGACTTCCACCGTAACTGGGTGAAGTCGTCCCTGGGCTCGGGGTCGAACGTGCTCTGGCGGCTGCAGCAACTGGGGTTCTGGCCCGGCATCGCCTTGCTCACGCTGTCGCCTCTCGTCGCGCTGCTGGGCATGGCGGGCATGGTTCGCGCGTGGCGCTCGCGTCCGGACACGCGCTGGCTGGTGGCCGCGGCGGTGCTTCCCGCTGCCTACTTCACCTTCCGGGCGGCGGTGCTGCTGACCTTCGTTCCGCTGGGCCGCTTCACGGTGACGCAGGTCGCGCTGCTCCCCGTCTTCGTGGCCTTCGGCTTCGCCGGGCTGGTGGCGACGCGTGGAGGGCCCGTGCTGCGCAAGGCCCTGGCGGGCGTGACGGTGCTGGTCGCCGTGGCCGTGCCGGTGACGATGGGCATCTACACGTTCCGTGCAGATGGACCGCTGCAGACCACGATGCGCCCCATCAGCCCCACGTCCACGAATCCCGTGGCGCTGATGCAGGTGGCGAAGTTCCTGAAGGCGGAGGTCGCCGCCAAGGGTGGGGCCGCCGCGCTCGACATCGACCCGAACTACATGGACCTGCAGCTGGCCTTCTTCTCTGGCCTCCCCGAGGAGCGGCTGGCGCGCGTGCGCTGGGACACCTTCCGCCAGCGCATGCAGGAGGCCCGTCCGGAGGTGCTGGTTCGCTTCGACGGTGGTGAGCTGGCGAAGGCCGCGGGCGTGAAGCTGGAGGAGCGCTCGCTGGTGCTGGACGGCGTGGCCTACCAGAAGCTGGATGGCTTCACCGCGCCGCTGCACGTGTACCGGCGTCAGCCGTAG
- a CDS encoding PrkA family serine protein kinase, with amino-acid sequence MKDAEKGSWVSRIAALQDVKTYAELNWEGSFEEYLEIVRQNPKVTRTAFQRIYDMILSHGKTEYIDNKKKLIRYHFFSDEKFGGRDAIFGLDVPLMKLVNVFKSAAQGYGTEKRVILLHGPVGSSKSTIARLLKKGTEDYSKTPEGAAYTFSWLTDKKGSDGAPVKEKMKCPMNEEPLNLIPREWRSKIYAELSPPESGYTIPDGSELCPACRFVFKDLMTQYQGDFAKVMSHIRVNRLVFSEKDRVGIGTFQPKDEKNQDSTELTGDINYRKIAEYGSDSDPRAFNFDGEFNIANRGIIEFVEVLKLDVAFLYDLLGASQEHKIKPKKFPQTDIDEVILGHTNEPEYKKLENNEFMEALRDRTVKIDVPYITKLSEEVKIYEKDFNSRAIKGKHIAPHTLEMAAMWAVLTRLEEPKKHNLSLLQKLKLYNGKTLPNFTEDNIKELRKESNREGLEGISPRYIQDKISNALVSDKGEGCINPFMVLNELEAGLKTHSLINSEDTRKGMKELLTSVKQEYEDIVKNEVQRAISADEDAIAKLCGNYIDNIKAYTQKEKVKNKYTGLYEEPDERLMRSIEEKIDIPDTRKDDFRREIMNYIGALAVEGKTFNYRTNERLHKSLELKLFEDQKDSIKLKNLVSSVVDKETQEKIDLVKDRMMKNYGYCEICSTDVLNFVASIFARGDAKE; translated from the coding sequence ATGAAGGACGCTGAGAAGGGTTCGTGGGTCTCCAGAATCGCTGCGCTGCAGGACGTGAAGACCTACGCGGAGCTCAACTGGGAAGGCTCGTTCGAGGAGTACCTCGAAATCGTCCGGCAGAACCCCAAGGTCACCCGCACCGCCTTCCAGAGGATCTACGACATGATCCTCAGCCACGGAAAGACGGAGTACATCGACAACAAGAAGAAGCTCATCCGCTACCACTTCTTCAGCGACGAGAAGTTCGGCGGCCGTGACGCCATCTTCGGGCTCGATGTCCCGCTCATGAAGCTGGTCAACGTCTTCAAGTCCGCGGCCCAGGGCTACGGCACCGAGAAGCGCGTCATCCTCCTCCATGGCCCCGTGGGCTCGTCCAAGTCCACCATCGCGCGCCTGCTGAAGAAGGGCACGGAGGACTATTCCAAAACGCCGGAGGGCGCCGCGTACACCTTCTCCTGGCTCACCGACAAGAAGGGCTCGGACGGCGCCCCGGTGAAGGAGAAGATGAAGTGCCCGATGAACGAGGAGCCGCTCAACCTCATCCCCCGGGAGTGGCGTTCCAAAATCTACGCCGAGCTGTCTCCGCCCGAGTCCGGGTACACCATTCCGGATGGCTCCGAGCTGTGCCCCGCCTGCCGCTTCGTCTTCAAGGACCTGATGACGCAGTACCAGGGCGACTTCGCCAAGGTCATGAGCCACATCCGCGTCAACCGGCTCGTCTTCAGCGAGAAGGACCGCGTGGGCATCGGCACCTTCCAGCCCAAGGACGAGAAGAACCAGGACTCCACCGAGCTCACCGGTGACATCAACTACCGGAAGATCGCCGAGTACGGCTCCGACTCCGACCCGCGCGCCTTCAACTTCGACGGCGAGTTCAACATCGCCAACCGCGGCATCATCGAGTTCGTCGAGGTGCTGAAGCTGGACGTCGCGTTCCTCTACGACCTGCTCGGCGCGTCGCAGGAGCACAAAATCAAGCCGAAGAAGTTCCCGCAGACGGACATCGACGAGGTCATCCTCGGCCACACCAACGAGCCCGAGTACAAGAAGCTCGAGAACAACGAGTTCATGGAGGCCCTGAGAGATCGCACGGTGAAGATTGACGTCCCGTACATCACCAAGCTGTCCGAAGAGGTGAAGATCTACGAGAAGGACTTCAACTCCCGCGCCATCAAGGGCAAGCACATCGCTCCGCACACGCTGGAGATGGCCGCCATGTGGGCCGTGCTCACGCGCCTGGAGGAGCCCAAGAAGCACAACCTGTCGCTGCTCCAGAAGCTCAAGCTCTACAACGGCAAGACGCTCCCGAACTTCACCGAGGACAACATCAAGGAGCTGCGCAAGGAGAGCAACCGCGAGGGCCTGGAAGGCATCTCCCCGCGCTACATCCAGGACAAGATCTCCAACGCCCTGGTGAGCGACAAGGGCGAGGGCTGCATCAACCCCTTCATGGTCCTCAACGAGCTGGAGGCCGGCCTCAAGACGCACTCCCTCATCAACAGCGAGGACACGCGCAAGGGGATGAAGGAGCTGCTCACGTCCGTGAAGCAGGAGTACGAGGACATCGTCAAGAACGAGGTCCAGCGCGCCATCTCCGCGGACGAGGACGCCATCGCCAAGCTGTGCGGCAACTACATCGACAACATCAAGGCCTACACCCAGAAGGAGAAGGTCAAGAACAAGTACACCGGCCTCTACGAAGAGCCCGATGAGCGGCTGATGCGGTCCATCGAGGAGAAGATCGACATCCCCGATACCCGCAAGGACGACTTCCGCCGCGAAATCATGAACTACATCGGCGCGCTCGCGGTGGAGGGGAAGACCTTCAACTACCGGACCAACGAGCGGCTCCACAAGTCGCTGGAGCTGAAGCTGTTCGAGGACCAGAAGGACAGCATCAAGCTCAAGAACCTGGTGTCCTCCGTCGTCGACAAGGAGACGCAGGAGAAGATCGACCTGGTGAAGGACCGGATGATGAAGAACTACGGCTACTGCGAAATCTGCTCCACGGACGTGCTGAACTTCGTGGCCAGCATCTTCGCCCGCGGCGACGCGAAGGAGTAA